The following proteins are encoded in a genomic region of Periophthalmus magnuspinnatus isolate fPerMag1 chromosome 21, fPerMag1.2.pri, whole genome shotgun sequence:
- the dcaf6 gene encoding DDB1- and CUL4-associated factor 6 isoform X7, whose protein sequence is MSCSGNLVWDVNKRVIGYNEPYTIRTNYLGRREFVQRLKLESTLNVHDGCVNTISWNDTGEYLLSGSDDTFLVISNPYNKKVKKSIRSGHRANIFSAKFMPHTNDQEIVSCSGDGIIYYTHTEKSPELNRQCQFTCHYGTAYEIMTVPNDPYTFLSCGEDGTVRWFDLRTKTSCTKEDCKDDILINCRRAATSISISPLMPFYLAVGCSDSSVRIYDRRMLGTRATGNYMGRVNTGMCVRFVPAHLSNKSCRVTSLCYSEDGQEVLVSYSSDYIYLFDPKDDQARELKGPSEERREELRQPPVKRLRLRGDWSDTGPRARPESERERDGEQSPNVSLMQRMSDMLSRWFEEASEAQSSRGARPQARPRGTAIRPEGPSSAPGAASGSDIGAGAAAADTESSEVSSAPATEALHTSSSSSSASSSTVTAPPPSTSTSSPTSSPDSPEQRSQDTAGTPTPTATPTSEPALSASLSEYGPHRLPISLVCRRLQRLLRLADPPGMSHRAAAAAAASSSAPSAASERQAQRTTAAQRPPSAGAAEPPASTPDEPTPVPSSSGPGRSVGAEPVLSLHYSSEGTTTSTIKLDFTDEWSSSTSSSMGSGAPKPPESAAVTREKESSVSKPKPSDSGEQSGSTSGTDPSGTTPPSTSAQGPSEGSSEGGISSAQESQPEGVVEDTSGGCRRAEPATEGEGQEAGQSQSQPTRPNQDSDDSDDDPILIPSVRFRGQGQRFNSRGSAVGDRMIRRSAAARIQELFRRRKERREMEESETQNIRRPSVKMVYKGHRNSRTMIKEACFWGNNFVMSGSDCGHIFIWDRHTAEHLMLLEADNHVVNCLQPHPYDPILASSGIDYDIKIWSPLEESPNFNRVLADEVITRNELMLEETRNTITVPASFMLRMLASLNHIRSDRLEGDRSEGSGQENEDEQ, encoded by the exons ATGTCCTGTTCAGGAAACCTGGTTTGGGACGTTAATAAACGTGTAATTGGATACAACGAGCCTTACACCATCAGGACCAACTATTTAG GTAGGAGAGAGTTTGTCCAGAGGCTTAAACTTGAATCAACCCTCAATGTCCATGATGGCTGT GTCAATACTATCTCATGGAATGATACAGGAGAGTACCTGCTGTCAGGATCTGATGACACCTTTTTGGTTATTTCAAATCcatataataaaaaa GTTAAGAAGTCTATACGTTCAGGTCATCGAGCAAACATCTTCAGTGCTAAATTCATGCCCCACACAAATGATCAGGAGATCGTGTCGTGCTCTGGAGATGGCATCATCTACTACACCCATACAGAGAAGAGCCCTGAACTCAACCGGCAGTGCCAGTTCACCTGTCACTATGGAACTGCCTATGAG ATTATGACAGTACCAAATGACCCCTACACTTTTTTGTCATGTGGAGAAGATGGCACAGTGCGGTGGTTTGATCTTCGCACAAAAACAAGCTGCACTAAAGAAGACTGTAAAGAT GACATTCTGATAAACTGTCGGAGGGCTGCCACTTCCATCTCCATCTCCCCCCTGATGCCCTTCTATCTGGCTGTGGGCTGTTCTGACAGCTCAGTGCGCATTTATGACAGGCGCATGCTGGGAACCAGGGCGACAG GAAACTACATGGGGCGTGTAAATACAGGCATGTGTGTGCGGtttgttcctgctcacctgtcCAACAAGTCGTGCAGAGTCACCTCACTGTGCTACAGTGAAGATGGTCAGGAGGTGCTGGTCAGCTACTCCTCGGACTACATCTATCTGTTTGACCCCAAAGATGACCAGGCACGAGAGCTCAAAGGCccttcagaggagaggagggaggag TTGAGGCAGCCCCCAGTCAAGCGGCTGCGTCTAAGAGGAGACTGGTCTGATACTGGGCCACGCGCTCGCCctgagagtgagagggagcgAGATG gGGAGCAGAGTCCAAATGTGTCGCTAATGCAGAGGATGTCTGACATGTTATCCAGATGGTTTGAAGAGGCAAGTGAGGCACAAAGCAGCAGAGGAGCCCGGCCTCAGGCTCGGCCCAGAG GAACAGCTATCCGTCCAGAAGGTCCCTCGAGTGCACCTGGTGCTGCGTCAGGGTCCGATATAGGTGCAGGTGCAGCGGCTGCAGACACAGAGTCTTCAGaggtctcctctgctcctgccacTGAAgcactccacacatcttcatcttcctcctcagcATCTTCATCCACGGTCACAGCCCCTCCCCCATCCACCTCCACGTCCTCGCCTACATCTTCCCCCGACTCCCCTGAGCAGAGGAGTCAGGACACCGCCGGGACCCCCACTCCGACCGCCACACCCACCTCTGAACCAGCTCTCTCAG CCTCTTTGTCAGAGTACGGCCCACATCGGCTGCCCATAAGTTTAGTGTGTAGGCGTTTGCAGAGGCTGCTCCGGCTGGCCGACCCTCCGGGCATGAGCCATCGagcggctgctgctgctgccgcc tcttcttctgctccctctgctgcctctgagAGACAGGCTCAAAGAACTACAGCAGCCCAAAGGCCCCCTAGTGCAG GAGCAGCCGAACCTCCAGCATCTACCCCTGATGAGCCCACACCTGTGCCCAGCAGCAGTGGTCCTGGGCGGAGTGTGGGGGCAGAGCCTGTCCTCAGCCTCCACTACAGCTCTGAGGGAACTACCACCAGCACTATTAAGCTGGACTTCACAGATGAGTG GAGCAGTAGTACATCAAGTTCAATGGGTAGTGGAGCTCCAAAACCTCCTGAGTCTGCAGCTGTGACCCGAGAAAAAGAGAGCTCTGTTTCAAAACCAA AGCCCTCTGATTCAGGTGAGCAAAGTGGTTCCACGTCTGGCACAGATCCTTCAGGCACCACTCCCCCCAGCACTTCAGCTCAGGGCCCATCGGAGGGCTCCTCTGAGGGGGGCATCTCTTCAGCCCAGGAGAGTCAGCCTGAGGGAGTGGTGGAGGACACATCAGGGGGCTGCAGAAGAGCTGAACCCGCCacggagggggaggggcaggaGGCGGGACAGAGCCAGAGCCAACCTACTCGCCCCAACCAGGACTCTGACGACAGTGATGATGACCCTATCCTCATACCCTCTGTGAGGTTCAGAGGACAGGGACAAAG ATTTAATTCCAGAGGATCTGCTGTAGGAGATAGAATGATCAG GCGCTCTGCAGCCGCTCGCATCCAAGAGCTGTTTCGCCGCAGGAAAGAGCGgcgggagatggaggagagcgaGACGCAGAACATCAGAAGGCCTTCCGTCAAAATGGTGTACAAGGGCCATCGCAACTCCAGGACTATG ATAAAAGAAGCTTGTTTCTGGGGAAACAACTTTGTGATGAGCGGTTCTGACTGCGGACACATCTTTATCTGGGACAGGCACACGGCAGAGCACCTCATGCTGCTGGAGGCTGACAACCATGTGGTCAACTGCCTACAGCCACATCCCTATGATCCCA TACTGGCTTCTTCAGGGATTGACTATGATATCAAAATTTGGTCACCTCTGGAGGAGTCTCCAAATTTCAACAGGGTTCTTGCAGATGAG GTAATCACTCGAAATGAACTGATGCTGGAGGAAACGAGAAACACAATCACAGTCCCTGCTTCTTTCATGCTCCGAATGCTGGCCTCCCTCAATCATATCAGATCAG ATCGACTTGAGGGCGACCGCTCCGAAGGTTCAGGACAAGAAAATGAGGACGAGCAGTAG
- the dcaf6 gene encoding DDB1- and CUL4-associated factor 6 isoform X6, protein MSCSGNLVWDVNKRVIGYNEPYTIRTNYLGRREFVQRLKLESTLNVHDGCVNTISWNDTGEYLLSGSDDTFLVISNPYNKKVKKSIRSGHRANIFSAKFMPHTNDQEIVSCSGDGIIYYTHTEKSPELNRQCQFTCHYGTAYEIMTVPNDPYTFLSCGEDGTVRWFDLRTKTSCTKEDCKDDILINCRRAATSISISPLMPFYLAVGCSDSSVRIYDRRMLGTRATGNYMGRVNTGMCVRFVPAHLSNKSCRVTSLCYSEDGQEVLVSYSSDYIYLFDPKDDQARELKGPSEERREELRQPPVKRLRLRGDWSDTGPRARPESERERDGEQSPNVSLMQRMSDMLSRWFEEASEAQSSRGARPQARPRGTAIRPEGPSSAPGAASGSDIGAGAAAADTESSEVSSAPATEALHTSSSSSSASSSTVTAPPPSTSTSSPTSSPDSPEQRSQDTAGTPTPTATPTSEPALSASLSEYGPHRLPISLVCRRLQRLLRLADPPGMSHRAAAAAAAAAAASSSSSSSSSAPSAASERQAQRTTAAQRPPSAGAAEPPASTPDEPTPVPSSSGPGRSVGAEPVLSLHYSSEGTTTSTIKLDFTDEWSSSTSSSMGSGAPKPPESAAVTREKESSVSKPKPSDSGEQSGSTSGTDPSGTTPPSTSAQGPSEGSSEGGISSAQESQPEGVVEDTSGGCRRAEPATEGEGQEAGQSQSQPTRPNQDSDDSDDDPILIPSVRFRGQGQRGSAVGDRMIRRSAAARIQELFRRRKERREMEESETQNIRRPSVKMVYKGHRNSRTMIKEACFWGNNFVMSGSDCGHIFIWDRHTAEHLMLLEADNHVVNCLQPHPYDPILASSGIDYDIKIWSPLEESPNFNRVLADEVITRNELMLEETRNTITVPASFMLRMLASLNHIRSDRLEGDRSEGSGQENEDEQ, encoded by the exons ATGTCCTGTTCAGGAAACCTGGTTTGGGACGTTAATAAACGTGTAATTGGATACAACGAGCCTTACACCATCAGGACCAACTATTTAG GTAGGAGAGAGTTTGTCCAGAGGCTTAAACTTGAATCAACCCTCAATGTCCATGATGGCTGT GTCAATACTATCTCATGGAATGATACAGGAGAGTACCTGCTGTCAGGATCTGATGACACCTTTTTGGTTATTTCAAATCcatataataaaaaa GTTAAGAAGTCTATACGTTCAGGTCATCGAGCAAACATCTTCAGTGCTAAATTCATGCCCCACACAAATGATCAGGAGATCGTGTCGTGCTCTGGAGATGGCATCATCTACTACACCCATACAGAGAAGAGCCCTGAACTCAACCGGCAGTGCCAGTTCACCTGTCACTATGGAACTGCCTATGAG ATTATGACAGTACCAAATGACCCCTACACTTTTTTGTCATGTGGAGAAGATGGCACAGTGCGGTGGTTTGATCTTCGCACAAAAACAAGCTGCACTAAAGAAGACTGTAAAGAT GACATTCTGATAAACTGTCGGAGGGCTGCCACTTCCATCTCCATCTCCCCCCTGATGCCCTTCTATCTGGCTGTGGGCTGTTCTGACAGCTCAGTGCGCATTTATGACAGGCGCATGCTGGGAACCAGGGCGACAG GAAACTACATGGGGCGTGTAAATACAGGCATGTGTGTGCGGtttgttcctgctcacctgtcCAACAAGTCGTGCAGAGTCACCTCACTGTGCTACAGTGAAGATGGTCAGGAGGTGCTGGTCAGCTACTCCTCGGACTACATCTATCTGTTTGACCCCAAAGATGACCAGGCACGAGAGCTCAAAGGCccttcagaggagaggagggaggag TTGAGGCAGCCCCCAGTCAAGCGGCTGCGTCTAAGAGGAGACTGGTCTGATACTGGGCCACGCGCTCGCCctgagagtgagagggagcgAGATG gGGAGCAGAGTCCAAATGTGTCGCTAATGCAGAGGATGTCTGACATGTTATCCAGATGGTTTGAAGAGGCAAGTGAGGCACAAAGCAGCAGAGGAGCCCGGCCTCAGGCTCGGCCCAGAG GAACAGCTATCCGTCCAGAAGGTCCCTCGAGTGCACCTGGTGCTGCGTCAGGGTCCGATATAGGTGCAGGTGCAGCGGCTGCAGACACAGAGTCTTCAGaggtctcctctgctcctgccacTGAAgcactccacacatcttcatcttcctcctcagcATCTTCATCCACGGTCACAGCCCCTCCCCCATCCACCTCCACGTCCTCGCCTACATCTTCCCCCGACTCCCCTGAGCAGAGGAGTCAGGACACCGCCGGGACCCCCACTCCGACCGCCACACCCACCTCTGAACCAGCTCTCTCAG CCTCTTTGTCAGAGTACGGCCCACATCGGCTGCCCATAAGTTTAGTGTGTAGGCGTTTGCAGAGGCTGCTCCGGCTGGCCGACCCTCCGGGCATGAGCCATCGagcggctgctgctgctgccgccgccgccgccgcctcctcctcctcctcttcttcttcttctgctccctctgctgcctctgagAGACAGGCTCAAAGAACTACAGCAGCCCAAAGGCCCCCTAGTGCAG GAGCAGCCGAACCTCCAGCATCTACCCCTGATGAGCCCACACCTGTGCCCAGCAGCAGTGGTCCTGGGCGGAGTGTGGGGGCAGAGCCTGTCCTCAGCCTCCACTACAGCTCTGAGGGAACTACCACCAGCACTATTAAGCTGGACTTCACAGATGAGTG GAGCAGTAGTACATCAAGTTCAATGGGTAGTGGAGCTCCAAAACCTCCTGAGTCTGCAGCTGTGACCCGAGAAAAAGAGAGCTCTGTTTCAAAACCAA AGCCCTCTGATTCAGGTGAGCAAAGTGGTTCCACGTCTGGCACAGATCCTTCAGGCACCACTCCCCCCAGCACTTCAGCTCAGGGCCCATCGGAGGGCTCCTCTGAGGGGGGCATCTCTTCAGCCCAGGAGAGTCAGCCTGAGGGAGTGGTGGAGGACACATCAGGGGGCTGCAGAAGAGCTGAACCCGCCacggagggggaggggcaggaGGCGGGACAGAGCCAGAGCCAACCTACTCGCCCCAACCAGGACTCTGACGACAGTGATGATGACCCTATCCTCATACCCTCTGTGAGGTTCAGAGGACAGGGACAAAG AGGATCTGCTGTAGGAGATAGAATGATCAG GCGCTCTGCAGCCGCTCGCATCCAAGAGCTGTTTCGCCGCAGGAAAGAGCGgcgggagatggaggagagcgaGACGCAGAACATCAGAAGGCCTTCCGTCAAAATGGTGTACAAGGGCCATCGCAACTCCAGGACTATG ATAAAAGAAGCTTGTTTCTGGGGAAACAACTTTGTGATGAGCGGTTCTGACTGCGGACACATCTTTATCTGGGACAGGCACACGGCAGAGCACCTCATGCTGCTGGAGGCTGACAACCATGTGGTCAACTGCCTACAGCCACATCCCTATGATCCCA TACTGGCTTCTTCAGGGATTGACTATGATATCAAAATTTGGTCACCTCTGGAGGAGTCTCCAAATTTCAACAGGGTTCTTGCAGATGAG GTAATCACTCGAAATGAACTGATGCTGGAGGAAACGAGAAACACAATCACAGTCCCTGCTTCTTTCATGCTCCGAATGCTGGCCTCCCTCAATCATATCAGATCAG ATCGACTTGAGGGCGACCGCTCCGAAGGTTCAGGACAAGAAAATGAGGACGAGCAGTAG